From a single Lolium rigidum isolate FL_2022 chromosome 7, APGP_CSIRO_Lrig_0.1, whole genome shotgun sequence genomic region:
- the LOC124673890 gene encoding histone deacetylase 6-like, which produces MAASGEGASLPSPAGGDDGRRRRVSYFYEPTIGDYYYGQGHPMKPHRIRMAHSLVVHYGLHRLLELSRPFPASKADIGRFHSEDYVSFLASATGNPNILAPSTVKRFNVGEDCPVFDGLFPFCQASAGGSIGAAVKLNRGDADITVNWAGGLHHAKKSEASGFCYVNDIVLAILELLKFHRRVLYVDIDVHHGDGVEEAFFTTNRVMTVSFHKYGDFFPGTGHITDIGAGEGKHYAVNVPLCDGIDDATFRDLFQCIIKRVMEVYQPEVVVLQCGADSLAGDRLGCFNLSVKGHADCLRFLRSFNVPMMLLGGGGYTIRNVARCWCYETAVAVGVEPDNKLPYNDYYEYFGPDYNLHIEPRTVEDLNKKNDLENIKNMILEHLSKLEHVPSVQFHDRPSDPEGPEEMEEDMDKRPAQRSRLWSGGAYDSDTEDPESMKSKTNELTAKSIVKDESNDDL; this is translated from the exons ATGGCGGCTTCCGGCGAGGGAGCGTCGCTGCCGTCTCCGGCGGGTGGCGACgacggccgccgccgtcgcgtgaGCTACTTCTACGAGCCCACGATTGGCGACTACTACTACGGGCAGGGCCACCCGATGAAGCCGCACCGCATCCGCATGGCGCACTCGCTAGTCGTCCACTACGGCCTGCACCGCCTACTCGAGCTCTCCCGCCCCTTCCCCGCCTCCAAAGCCGACATCGGCCGCTTCCACTCCGAGGATTACGTCTCCTTCCTCGCCTCCGCCACCGGCAACCCCAACATCCTCGCCCCCAGCACCGTCAAGCGCTTCAACGTCGGGGAGGACTGCCCCGTCTTCGACGGCCTCTTCCCCTTCTGCCAGGCCTCCGCCGGCGGCAGCATCGGCGCCGCCGTCAAGCTCAACCGTGGCGACGCCGACATCACCGTCAACTGGGCCGGCGGCCTCCACCACGCCAAGAAGAGCGAGGCATCTGGGTTCTGCTATGTCAACGACATCGTCCTCGCCATCCTCGAGCTTTTGAAGTTCCACAGG CGTGTGCTATACGTAGACATTGATGTCCACCACGGAGATGGTGTGGAGGAGGCCTTCTTCACTACGAACCGAGTCATGACTGTTTCTTTCCACAAGTATGGGGACTTCTTTCCTGGAACAGGACATATAACTGATATTGGAGCAGGTGAAGGGAAACATTATGCTGTAAATGTCCCCCTGTGTGATGGCATTGATGATGCCACCTTCCGTGATTTGTTCCAATGCATCATTAAGAGAGTAATGGAGGTTTATCAGCCAGAGGTAGTTGTTCTCCAATGTGGCGCTGACTCTTTGGCTGGAGATAGGTTAGGTTGCTTCAATCTGTCTGTAAAAGGCCATGCAGACTGCCTTCGTTTCCTTAGGTCATTCAATGTTCCTATGATGCTTTTGGGGGGTGGAGGTTACACCATCAGAAATGTTGCTCGCTGCTGGTGCTATgag ACTGCAGTTGCTGTTGGCGTCGAACCTGATAACAAGTTGCCTTATAATGACTACTATGAGTACTTTGGCCCTGACTATAATCTTCACATTGAACCAAGAACTGTGGAAGATCTGAATAAGAAAAATGACTTGGAGAATATAAA GAACATGATATTGGAGCATCTATCAAAATTAGAACATGTTCCAAGTGTTCAATTCCATGACAGACCATCAGATCCTGAAGGCCCAGAAGAG ATGGAGGAGGATATGGACAAGAGACCAGCTCAGCGCAGCAGATTATGGAGCGGAGGAGCTTATGATTCTGACACAGAAGATCCCGAGAGCATGAAAAGCAAGACTAACGAGTTAACTGCCAAATCTATCGTGAAG GATGAATCGAATGATGATTTGTAG
- the LOC124674935 gene encoding disease resistance protein RGA2-like, with protein MDQLQALSLLKSLKVAGCPNLMAPQADISLPSSIREFYVDSCGAYETYLLTSLCSLTSLTTLYLYNCAMTALPSADIFRSLTTVQHLSIVDCDELAALDGIEELTSLRELEVYGCAKLLGVPSMQMFQASDPSQTATVYPSHLGKLEKLGISNPFLLQLEPLRRINSVGYLNIENSSRCLPEEWLMQNCNHLKRLGVHDASCLEFLPSIMARLTSLETLEFKRAILIQSLPELPASLRVLQFCGCHPVLKQRCRKRRGHDWHKIAHIGLMCGFLNRILHYHIPGIPTIFFLDSCKTLSYMYRVFTLT; from the exons ATGGATCAATTGCAGGCACTCTCACTTCTTAAAAGTTTGAAAGTGGCGGGTTGCCCAAACCTGATGGCCCCACAGGCAGATATCAGTTTGCCATCGTCTATCAGAGAGTTTTATGTTGATTCATGTGGTGCTTATGAGACTTATCTCCTCACTTCTTTGTGCAGCCTCACTTCTCTTACTACTCTGTATTTATATAATTGTGCAATGACAGCCCTTCCTTCGGCAGATATTTTTAGGAGTCTCACCACAGTGCAGCATTTGTCAATTGTGGACTGTGACGAGCTTGCTGCTTTAGACGGGATAGAAGAACTGACGTCCCTTAGAGAGTTAGAGGTCTATGGATGTGCCAAACTTCTTGGCGTCCCGTCTATGCAAATGTTTCAAGCTTCTGATCCCAGTCAAACTGCTACTGTATATCCTTCACACCTTGGAAAACTTGAGAAACTAGGAATCAGCAATCCATTTCTCTTGCAGTTGGAACCATTGAGAAGAATCAACTCAGTTGGGTATTTGAATATTGAGAACAGTTCTAGATGTTTACCTGAGGAGTGGTTGATGCAAAACTGTAACCATCTTAAACGCCTGGGAGTGCATGATGCTTCGTGTCTGGAGTTTCTACCATCAATCATGGCAAGGCTCACCTCCCTCGAAACACTGGAATTTAAAAGAGCTATACTGATCCAGTCACTTCCAGAGCTGCCTGCCTCCTTACGGGTTTTACAATTCTGCGGTTGTCACCCTGTACTGAAGCAACGATGCAGGAAGAGAAGAGGCCATGACTGGCATAAGATTGCGCACATCGGCCTGATGTGCGGATTTTTGAACAGGATTCTCCATTACCATATACCTGGAATTCCTACTATCTTCTTCCTTGATTCGTGTAAAACTCTGTCCTATAT GTATCGGGTGTTCACACTAACGTGA
- the LOC124674934 gene encoding putative disease resistance protein RGA3 isoform X2: MALAFAGKAVAVSAISAIVRKSFEYLEKYTKAEGMKSVKEKLERTLPQVQVVFDAIDMERVRDQSEALDAWLWQLRDAVEEAEDVLDEVEYYKLERKVKTRGNKASSSLYKCKWMFIQQFSTMLKVGTFKRMVDAMRKLAEVAATVERFVLLVDRFDPSSLRHICHQEIGNPRETSSFLVDEKILGRDTERDQVIEWLVKQGSDDIQNRDGCNVSTYAIVGIGGMGKTTLAQAVYNDHRVKQCFDHIMWVCVSSDFDVHGLARKIAQEMTGRGTDITCLNTLQEIIRRKLSLKKFLLVFDDVWNDERRSDWEKLVAPLKFGQKGSKILLTTRMQSVVNIFERVVGERTKSLILGGLDDNDLLALLNKHAFFGVNPDDHVNLQDIGKKIIKKLSGSPLAAKVLGGLLNNSMDSIYWNRMLKENISTIEHGNEGVMKILRLSYHHLPPHLQACFRYCSMFEEDYEFTKDYLVKLWMGSGLIQLSVDEDHTLEDVGEHYLGILARKSFFEIHSGDTSKMSNLGEFSHECYVIHDLLHELGRTMSKTECINISSCYYGSIPRTVRHAIITVENRRVFTDFSALNKLRTLLISFDETIKKRDQWVALQKVLKVATKLRVLGVNRSSLLKLPDAFGNLMHLRYLHHRGPLKKVARYSFWCPCSIYKLYHLQMLRVYRCLLVSWRLGNLVSLRYPDFSGQIIGDPTFIGHLTSLQHLHFDVPHRYGFLARELEHLKGLRHLYASGLENVNAREATLAKLGEKENLIMLSLTWQSSQLEADREERVLNSLQPHTNLAKLKIEGYSGMKSPYWMENPMLTNLTYISLACCNNWQHLPPLGRLPSLKYLYLRDMNAVRRIEESFYGCEVTFAFPSLKLLSIVRFPLLEEWVEVEGMIMFRRLEQLCISQCSVLRNIPALPSTLAYLEIIDVGLSTLPATYHSCETTVSQKPLCSRLKI, from the exons ATGGCCTTGGCTTTCGCTGGTAAAGCTGTGGCTGTCTCAGCTATCTCTGCGATTGTCCGCAAGTCTTTTGAATACCTGGAGAAGTATACAAAAGCAGAGGGGATGAAGTCGGTGAAGGAGAAGCTGGAGAGGACTCTCCCACAGGTGCAAGTAGTCTTTGATGCCATTGATATGGAGCGGGTGAGGGACCAAAGCGAAGCGCTTGATGCATGGCTTTGGCAGCTCAGGGATGCTGTCGAGGAGGCCGAGGATGTTCTTGATGAAGTGGAGTACTACAAGCTTGAGAGAAAGGTGAAAACTCGAGGTAATAAGGCTAGCAGTTCTCTGTACAAGTGTAAGTGGATGTTTATCCAACAGtt tagtactaTGCTTAAGGTTGGTACTTTTAAGAGAATGGTAGATGCGATGAGGAAACTTGCTGAGGTTGCTGCTACTGTGGAGCGTTTCGTACTACTCGTGGATCGTTTTGATCCATCGAGTTTGAGGCACATATGTCATCAGGAAATCGGTAATCCCCGGGAGACTAGTTCCTTCTTGGTTGATGAAAAAATACTTGGCCGTGACACCGAGAGGGATCAGGTTATTGAATGGTTGGTCAAGCAAGGAAGCGATGATATTCAAAATCGTGATGGTTGCAATGTCTCCACTTACGCTATAGTGGGCATAGGAGGCATGGGCAAGACGACACTAGCACAAGCAGTCTACAATGACCATAGAGTGAAGCAATGTTTTGATCATATTATGTGGGTGTGTGTCTCCAGTGATTTTGATGTTCATGGTCTGGCAAGAAAGATCGCACAAGAAATGACTGGACGAGGTACTGATATCACTTGTCTAAATACACTTCAAGAGATCATCAGGAGGAAACTGAGCTTGAAGAAATTTTTGCTTGTATTTGATGATGTATGGAATGATGAGAGAAGAAGTGACTGGGAGAAGTTAGTCGCCCCTCTAAAATTTGGCCAAAAGGGTAGTAAAATCTTATTGACAACTCGAATGCAATCAGTTGTAAACATTTTTGAAAGAGTAGTAGGAGAACGAACCAAGTCTCTGATATTGGGGGGTCTAGATGATAATGATCTTTTGGCACTTCTGAACAAACATGCATTTTTTGGAGTAAATCCTGATGATCATGTGAACTTGCAAGATATTGGAAAGAAAATCATTAAAAAGTTGAGTGGGAGCCCATTAGCTGCAAAGGTATTGGGTGGTCTATTGAACAACTCTATGGATAGTATATACTGGAACCGAATGTTAAAAGAAAATATCTCTACTATTGAGCATGGTAACGAAGGTGTCATGAAGATTCTAAGATTAAGTTATCATCATCTTCCCCCACATCTACAGGCTTGCTTCAGATACTGCAGCATGTTCGAAGAAGATTATGAGTTCACGAAAGACTATCTGGTCAAATTATGGATGGGCTCAGGACTAATCCAGCTATCTGTAGATGAAGATCATACGTTAGAGGATGTGGGAGAGCATTATCTGGGCATACTTGCAAGGAAGTCTTTCTTTGAGATACATTCAGGAGATACCAGCAAAATGAGTAACCTTGGTGAGTTTTCTCATGAATGCTATGTGATACATGATTTATTGCATGAGCTAGGGCGTACCATGTCCAAAACAGAATGTATCAATATTTCCAGCTGTTATTATGGTAGTATTCCAAGAACAGTTCGCCATGCAATAATTACAGTGGAAAATCGTAGAGTGTTCACAGATTTCTCTGCACTAAACAAGCTGCGGACCCTTCTTATATCATTTGATGAAACAATAAAGAAAAGGGATCAGTGGGTTGCACTGCAAAAAGTGCTAAAAGTAGCAACAAAATTACGGGTTTTGGGAGTAAACAGATCCTCACTTTTAAAGCTGCCTGATGCATTTGGTAATTTAATGCACCTTCGTTATTTGCATCATCGGGGGCCACTAAAGAAAGTGGCAAGATATTCATTCTGGTGTCCTTGCTCTATATACAAGTTATATCATCTCCAGATGTTACGGGTGTATAGATGTTTGTTAGTATCCTGGAGACTGGGAAATTTGGTTAGTCTGAGATATCCAGACTTTTCTGGTCAAATAATTGGAGATCCAACTTTTATTGGACACTTAACTTCCCTTCAACACTTGCATTTCGATGTCCCACATCGCTATGGTTTCCTGGCACGTGAGCTTGAGCACCTAAAAGGTCTCCGTCATTTATATGCCAGTGGGCTTGAAAATGTCAATGCACGAGAAGCTACTTTGGCTAAGCTGGGTGAAAAGGAAAATCTCATTATGCTGTCACTCACTTGGCAGAGTAGCCAACTTGAAGCAGATAGGGAGGAACGAGTACTCAATAGCCTTCAACCTCACACAAATCTTGCCAAGCTGAAGATTGAAGGATATAGTGGTATGAAATCTCCGTATTGGatggaaaatcccatgctcaccaactTGACATATATTTCGCTCGCATGTTGTAACAACTGGCAACACCTTCCACCTCTAGGCAGGCTACCTTCACTCAAATATCTCTACTTAAGAGACATGAATGCAGTGAGAAGAATAGAAGAATCCTTTTATGGCTGTGAGGTTACTTTTGCCTTCCCATCTCTTAAGTTGCTCTCAATTGTTAGGTTTCCATTGCTAGAGGAGTGGGTTGAAGTGGAGGGTATGATTATGTTTCGGCGGCTCGAGCAACTCTGCATTAGTCAATGCAGTGTATTGAGAAATATTCCAGCATTGCCATCTACTCTCGCTTATCTAGAAATAATTGATGTTGGTTTGTCTACTCTTCCTGCAACTTACCATTCTTGTGAAACAACAGTAAGTCAAAAGCCACTATGTTCCAGGCTGAAGATCTGA
- the LOC124674934 gene encoding putative disease resistance protein RGA3 isoform X1, whose protein sequence is MALAFAGKAVAVSAISAIVRKSFEYLEKYTKAEGMKSVKEKLERTLPQVQVVFDAIDMERVRDQSEALDAWLWQLRDAVEEAEDVLDEVEYYKLERKVKTRGNKASSSLYKCKWMFIQQFNTMLKVGTFKRMVDAMRKLAEVAATVERFVLLVDRFDPSSLRHICHQEIGNPRETSSFLVDEKILGRDTERDQVIEWLVKQGSDDIQNRDGCNVSTYAIVGIGGMGKTTLAQAVYNDHRVKQCFDHIMWVCVSSDFDVHGLARKIAQEMTGRGTDITCLNTLQEIIRRKLSLKKFLLVFDDVWNDERRSDWEKLVAPLKFGQKGSKILLTTRMQSVVNIFERVVGERTKSLILGGLDDNDLLALLNKHAFFGVNPDDHVNLQDIGKKIIKKLSGSPLAAKVLGGLLNNSMDSIYWNRMLKENISTIEHGNEGVMKILRLSYHHLPPHLQACFRYCSMFEEDYEFTKDYLVKLWMGSGLIQLSVDEDHTLEDVGEHYLGILARKSFFEIHSGDTSKMSNLGEFSHECYVIHDLLHELGRTMSKTECINISSCYYGSIPRTVRHAIITVENRRVFTDFSALNKLRTLLISFDETIKKRDQWVALQKVLKVATKLRVLGVNRSSLLKLPDAFGNLMHLRYLHHRGPLKKVARYSFWCPCSIYKLYHLQMLRVYRCLLVSWRLGNLVSLRYPDFSGQIIGDPTFIGHLTSLQHLHFDVPHRYGFLARELEHLKGLRHLYASGLENVNAREATLAKLGEKENLIMLSLTWQSSQLEADREERVLNSLQPHTNLAKLKIEGYSGMKSPYWMENPMLTNLTYISLACCNNWQHLPPLGRLPSLKYLYLRDMNAVRRIEESFYGCEVTFAFPSLKLLSIVRFPLLEEWVEVEGMIMFRRLEQLCISQCSVLRNIPALPSTLAYLEIIDVGLSTLPATYHSCETTVSQKPLCSRLKI, encoded by the exons ATGGCCTTGGCTTTCGCTGGTAAAGCTGTGGCTGTCTCAGCTATCTCTGCGATTGTCCGCAAGTCTTTTGAATACCTGGAGAAGTATACAAAAGCAGAGGGGATGAAGTCGGTGAAGGAGAAGCTGGAGAGGACTCTCCCACAGGTGCAAGTAGTCTTTGATGCCATTGATATGGAGCGGGTGAGGGACCAAAGCGAAGCGCTTGATGCATGGCTTTGGCAGCTCAGGGATGCTGTCGAGGAGGCCGAGGATGTTCTTGATGAAGTGGAGTACTACAAGCTTGAGAGAAAGGTGAAAACTCGAGGTAATAAGGCTAGCAGTTCTCTGTACAAGTGTAAGTGGATGTTTATCCAACAGttcaa tactaTGCTTAAGGTTGGTACTTTTAAGAGAATGGTAGATGCGATGAGGAAACTTGCTGAGGTTGCTGCTACTGTGGAGCGTTTCGTACTACTCGTGGATCGTTTTGATCCATCGAGTTTGAGGCACATATGTCATCAGGAAATCGGTAATCCCCGGGAGACTAGTTCCTTCTTGGTTGATGAAAAAATACTTGGCCGTGACACCGAGAGGGATCAGGTTATTGAATGGTTGGTCAAGCAAGGAAGCGATGATATTCAAAATCGTGATGGTTGCAATGTCTCCACTTACGCTATAGTGGGCATAGGAGGCATGGGCAAGACGACACTAGCACAAGCAGTCTACAATGACCATAGAGTGAAGCAATGTTTTGATCATATTATGTGGGTGTGTGTCTCCAGTGATTTTGATGTTCATGGTCTGGCAAGAAAGATCGCACAAGAAATGACTGGACGAGGTACTGATATCACTTGTCTAAATACACTTCAAGAGATCATCAGGAGGAAACTGAGCTTGAAGAAATTTTTGCTTGTATTTGATGATGTATGGAATGATGAGAGAAGAAGTGACTGGGAGAAGTTAGTCGCCCCTCTAAAATTTGGCCAAAAGGGTAGTAAAATCTTATTGACAACTCGAATGCAATCAGTTGTAAACATTTTTGAAAGAGTAGTAGGAGAACGAACCAAGTCTCTGATATTGGGGGGTCTAGATGATAATGATCTTTTGGCACTTCTGAACAAACATGCATTTTTTGGAGTAAATCCTGATGATCATGTGAACTTGCAAGATATTGGAAAGAAAATCATTAAAAAGTTGAGTGGGAGCCCATTAGCTGCAAAGGTATTGGGTGGTCTATTGAACAACTCTATGGATAGTATATACTGGAACCGAATGTTAAAAGAAAATATCTCTACTATTGAGCATGGTAACGAAGGTGTCATGAAGATTCTAAGATTAAGTTATCATCATCTTCCCCCACATCTACAGGCTTGCTTCAGATACTGCAGCATGTTCGAAGAAGATTATGAGTTCACGAAAGACTATCTGGTCAAATTATGGATGGGCTCAGGACTAATCCAGCTATCTGTAGATGAAGATCATACGTTAGAGGATGTGGGAGAGCATTATCTGGGCATACTTGCAAGGAAGTCTTTCTTTGAGATACATTCAGGAGATACCAGCAAAATGAGTAACCTTGGTGAGTTTTCTCATGAATGCTATGTGATACATGATTTATTGCATGAGCTAGGGCGTACCATGTCCAAAACAGAATGTATCAATATTTCCAGCTGTTATTATGGTAGTATTCCAAGAACAGTTCGCCATGCAATAATTACAGTGGAAAATCGTAGAGTGTTCACAGATTTCTCTGCACTAAACAAGCTGCGGACCCTTCTTATATCATTTGATGAAACAATAAAGAAAAGGGATCAGTGGGTTGCACTGCAAAAAGTGCTAAAAGTAGCAACAAAATTACGGGTTTTGGGAGTAAACAGATCCTCACTTTTAAAGCTGCCTGATGCATTTGGTAATTTAATGCACCTTCGTTATTTGCATCATCGGGGGCCACTAAAGAAAGTGGCAAGATATTCATTCTGGTGTCCTTGCTCTATATACAAGTTATATCATCTCCAGATGTTACGGGTGTATAGATGTTTGTTAGTATCCTGGAGACTGGGAAATTTGGTTAGTCTGAGATATCCAGACTTTTCTGGTCAAATAATTGGAGATCCAACTTTTATTGGACACTTAACTTCCCTTCAACACTTGCATTTCGATGTCCCACATCGCTATGGTTTCCTGGCACGTGAGCTTGAGCACCTAAAAGGTCTCCGTCATTTATATGCCAGTGGGCTTGAAAATGTCAATGCACGAGAAGCTACTTTGGCTAAGCTGGGTGAAAAGGAAAATCTCATTATGCTGTCACTCACTTGGCAGAGTAGCCAACTTGAAGCAGATAGGGAGGAACGAGTACTCAATAGCCTTCAACCTCACACAAATCTTGCCAAGCTGAAGATTGAAGGATATAGTGGTATGAAATCTCCGTATTGGatggaaaatcccatgctcaccaactTGACATATATTTCGCTCGCATGTTGTAACAACTGGCAACACCTTCCACCTCTAGGCAGGCTACCTTCACTCAAATATCTCTACTTAAGAGACATGAATGCAGTGAGAAGAATAGAAGAATCCTTTTATGGCTGTGAGGTTACTTTTGCCTTCCCATCTCTTAAGTTGCTCTCAATTGTTAGGTTTCCATTGCTAGAGGAGTGGGTTGAAGTGGAGGGTATGATTATGTTTCGGCGGCTCGAGCAACTCTGCATTAGTCAATGCAGTGTATTGAGAAATATTCCAGCATTGCCATCTACTCTCGCTTATCTAGAAATAATTGATGTTGGTTTGTCTACTCTTCCTGCAACTTACCATTCTTGTGAAACAACAGTAAGTCAAAAGCCACTATGTTCCAGGCTGAAGATCTGA